The following are encoded in a window of Dryobates pubescens isolate bDryPub1 chromosome 34, bDryPub1.pri, whole genome shotgun sequence genomic DNA:
- the ETS1 gene encoding protein C-ets-1 isoform X1 encodes MKAAVDLTIIKTEKVDIELFPSPDMECADVPLLTPSSKEMMSQALKATFSGFAKEQQRLGIPKDPQQWTETHVRDWVMWAVNEFSLKGVDFQKFCMNGAALCALGKECFLELAPDFVGDILWEHLEILQKEEVKPYPANGVNTTYPESRYTSDYFISYGIEHAQCVPPSEFSEPSFITESYQTLHPISSEELLSLKYENDYPSVILRDPVQTDSLQTDYFTIKQEVVTPDNMCMGRASRGKLGGQDSFESIESYDSCDRLTQSWSSQSSFQSLQRVPSYDSFDSEDYPAALPNHKPKGTFKDYVRDRADMNKDKPVIPAAALAGYTGSGPIQLWQFLLELLTDKSCQSFISWTGDGWEFKLSDPDEVARRWGKRKNKPKMNYEKLSRGLRYYYDKNIIHKTAGKRYVYRFVCDLQSLLGYTPEELHAMLDVKPDADE; translated from the exons ACATGGAATGTGCAGATGTGCCTTTGTTAACTcccagcagcaaagaaatgatGTCTCAGGCATTGAAAGCCACCTTCAGCGGCTTTGCAAAAGAGCAGCAGCGCCTAGGAATCCCCAAAG ATCCCCAGCAGTGGACGGAGACACACGTGCGGGACTGGGTGATGTGGGCAGTGAATGAGTTCAGCCTGAAGGGAGTGGATTTCCAGAAGTTCTGCATGAATGGagctgccctctgtgccctgggcaAGGAGTGCTTCCTGGAGCTAGCACCTGACTTTGTGGGAGATATCCTTTGGGAACATCTGGAGATCCTGCAGAAAG AAGAGGTAAAACCCTACCCAGCCAACGGAGTCAACACGACGTACCCAGAGTCCCGCTACACCTCAGACTACTTTATTA GTTACGGCATCGAGCACGCACAGTGTGTGCCTCCCTCCGAGTTCTCCGAGCCCAGCTTCATCACTGAGTCCTACCAGACCCTCCATCCCATCAGCTCAGAAGAGCTTCTGTCCCTCAAGTACGAGAATGACTATCCCTCAGTCATCCTGCGTGACCCAGTGCAGACAGACTCCCTGCAGACAGACTACTTCACCATCAAGCAAGAAGTTGTAACGCCAGACAACATGTGCATGGGGCGCGCCAGCAGAG GTAAACTGGGCGGCCAGGACTCCTTTGAGAGCATAGAGAGCTACGACAGCTGCGACCGCCTGACGCAGTCCTGGAGCAGCCAGTCCTCCTTCCAGAGCCTGCAGCGTGTCCCCTCCTATGACAGCTTCGACTCAGAGGActaccctgctgccctgcccaacCACAAGCCCAAGGGCACCTTCAAGGACTATGTTCGGGATCGGGCTGACATGAACAAGGACAAGCCTGTCATTCCTGCTGCCGCCCTGGCTGGCTACACAG GCAGTGGACCCATCCAGCTGTGGCaattcctgctggagctgctcactgACAAGTCCTGTCAGTCCTTCATCAGCTGGACGGGTGATGGCTGGGAATTCAAACTTTCTGACCCAGATGAG GTGGCCAGGCGATGGGGCAAGAGGAAAAACAAGCCCAAGATGAACTACGAGAAGCTGAGCCGCGGGCTGCGCTACTACTATGACAAGAACATCATCCACAAGACGGCCGGCAAGCGCTACGTCTACCGCTTCGTCTGcgacctgcagagcctgctgggctACACCCCCGAGGAGCTCCACGCCATGCTGGACGTCAAGCCAGACGCCGACGAGTGA